A window of Cryptomeria japonica chromosome 3, Sugi_1.0, whole genome shotgun sequence contains these coding sequences:
- the LOC131874651 gene encoding uncharacterized protein LOC131874651, whose amino-acid sequence MCFSAAWWASFGDEIPNLRWMAVRILSQPCSSSACERNWSVFEHIHSKKRNRLSQQRLNDLVFVHHNLRLKIRKAQGTIEECLPIDLDEIYPECELIAADDADDDDDDVDDDYVVADRPLVSEDFDIMRQANFRPEWVEGIRTGSCPGASSSGPPAL is encoded by the exons atgtgtttttcagctgcatggtgggcttcttttggagatgaaataccaaatttaaggtggatggcggtgcgtattttgagccaaccatgtagctcatcagcttgtgagcgtaattggagtgtgtttgaacacatacattctaagaaacgcaaccgcctatcacaacaacggctgaatgacttggtatttgttcatcacaacctccgcttgaagataaggaaagctcaag GAACTATTGAGGAATGCTTGCCAATTGACCTCGATGAGATATATCCAGAGTGCGAGTTGATTGCtgctgatgatgctgatgatgatgatgatgatgttgatgatgattatgttGTTGCTGATCGTCCGCTTGTgtctgaagattttgatatcatgaGGCAAGCCAACTTTCGTCCTGAATGGGTTGAAGGAATTAGGACAGGCTCTTGCCCAGGAGCTTCATCATCAGGGCCTCCtgccctctag